One window of the Klebsiella oxytoca genome contains the following:
- a CDS encoding PTS sugar transporter subunit IIB, whose amino-acid sequence MKNIVLCCAAGMSTSMLVQRMQAAAQQKGVEVSIKAVPVAEFKDNLAAADIILLGPQVKYEQAKLQALADPLGKKVAVIDMMDYGMMKGDAVLDKALKLME is encoded by the coding sequence ATGAAGAATATCGTTTTATGCTGCGCCGCAGGTATGTCCACCAGCATGCTGGTTCAACGTATGCAGGCCGCTGCGCAACAAAAAGGTGTAGAAGTTTCTATCAAAGCCGTACCGGTTGCCGAATTTAAAGATAATCTTGCTGCTGCCGATATTATCCTGCTCGGTCCTCAGGTGAAGTATGAGCAGGCCAAGCTACAGGCGCTGGCCGACCCGCTGGGTAAAAAGGTCGCCGTTATCGATATGATGGATTACGGCATGATGAAAGGCGATGCCGTGCTTGATAAAGCCCTGAAGCTGATGGAGTAA
- the dcuB gene encoding anaerobic C4-dicarboxylate transporter DcuB — protein sequence MEFAIQLIIILICLFYGAKKGGIALGLLGGIGLVILVFVFHLQPGKPPVDVMLVIIAVVAASATLQASGGLDVMLQIAEKLLRRNPKYVSIVAPFVTCTLTILCGTGHVVYTILPIIYDVAIKNNIRPERPMAASSIGAQMGIIASPVSVAVVSLVAMLGNFTFNGKHLEFLDLLAITIPSTLLGILAIGIFSWFRGKELDKDEAFQAFIAVPENHHYVYGDTATLLDKKLPTSNWIAMWIFLASIAVVALLGAFSELRPTFDGKPLSMVLVIQMFMLLSGALIIIITKTNPASISKNEVFRSGMIAIVAVYGIAWMAETMFGAHMAEIKGVLGEMVKEYPWAYAIVLLLVSKFVNSQAAALAAIVPVALAIGVDPAYIVASAPACYGYYILPTYPSDLAAIQFDRSGTTHIGRFVINHSFILPGLIGVSVSCVFGWIFAAMYGFL from the coding sequence ATGGAGTTTGCTATACAACTTATCATTATCTTAATTTGTTTGTTCTATGGCGCGAAAAAGGGCGGCATTGCGCTCGGCCTTTTAGGCGGTATTGGATTAGTTATTTTAGTTTTTGTTTTTCATCTTCAACCGGGAAAACCACCTGTCGATGTCATGCTGGTGATTATCGCGGTGGTGGCCGCGTCGGCGACGCTGCAGGCCTCCGGTGGTTTAGATGTGATGCTGCAGATTGCCGAGAAACTTCTGCGGCGTAACCCAAAATATGTCTCGATCGTGGCACCTTTCGTCACCTGTACGCTGACGATTCTGTGCGGTACCGGTCACGTGGTCTATACCATCCTGCCAATTATCTACGATGTCGCCATCAAAAATAATATCCGCCCGGAACGTCCTATGGCGGCGAGCTCTATCGGCGCGCAGATGGGCATCATCGCCAGTCCGGTTTCCGTGGCGGTGGTCTCGCTGGTGGCGATGCTCGGCAATTTTACCTTTAACGGTAAGCATCTTGAGTTTCTCGATCTGCTGGCGATAACCATTCCGTCCACGCTGCTGGGGATTCTGGCCATTGGTATCTTCAGCTGGTTTCGCGGTAAAGAACTCGATAAAGACGAAGCCTTCCAGGCCTTTATTGCGGTGCCTGAAAACCATCACTACGTTTATGGCGACACGGCCACGCTGCTGGATAAGAAGCTACCGACCAGTAACTGGATTGCGATGTGGATTTTTCTGGCCTCGATAGCGGTTGTTGCCTTGCTTGGCGCCTTCTCTGAACTGCGTCCGACATTCGACGGTAAGCCGCTTTCAATGGTGCTGGTGATCCAGATGTTCATGCTGCTTTCCGGGGCGCTTATCATCATCATTACCAAAACCAATCCGGCCTCTATTTCTAAAAATGAGGTTTTCCGCTCGGGGATGATCGCCATCGTGGCGGTGTACGGAATTGCGTGGATGGCGGAGACCATGTTCGGCGCGCATATGGCCGAAATTAAAGGCGTCCTGGGAGAGATGGTGAAGGAGTACCCGTGGGCCTATGCCATCGTTCTGCTGCTGGTGTCGAAGTTTGTTAACTCCCAGGCGGCTGCCCTGGCGGCGATAGTGCCGGTGGCGCTGGCGATTGGCGTTGACCCGGCCTATATCGTCGCTTCTGCGCCGGCCTGTTACGGTTATTACATTCTCCCGACTTACCCAAGCGATCTGGCGGCGATTCAGTTCGACCGTTCAGGTACCACGCATATCGGCCGCTTTGTCATTAACCACAGTTTCATTCTGCCAGGACTTATTGGCGTTAGCGTCTCTTGTGTCTTTGGCTGGATATTTGCGGCAATGTACGGATTTCTCTGA
- the rpoC gene encoding DNA-directed RNA polymerase subunit beta', with amino-acid sequence MKDLLKFLKAQTKTEEFDAIKIALASPDMIRSWSFGEVKKPETINYRTFKPERDGLFCARIFGPVKDYECLCGKYKRLKHRGVICEKCGVEVTQTKVRRERMGHIELASPTAHIWFLKSLPSRIGLLLDMPLRDIERVLYFESYVVIEGGMTNLERQQILTEEQYLDALEEFGDEFDAKMGAEAIQALLKSMDLEQECETLREELNETNSETKRKKLTKRIKLLEAFVQSGNKPEWMILTVLPVLPPDLRPLVPLDGGRFATSDLNDLYRRVINRNNRLKRLLDLAAPDIIVRNEKRMLQEAVDALLDNGRRGRAITGSNKRPLKSLADMIKGKQGRFRQNLLGKRVDYSGRSVITVGPYLRLHQCGLPKKMALELFKPFIYGKLELRGLATTIKAAKKMVEREEAVVWDILDEVIREHPVLLNRAPTLHRLGIQAFEPVLIEGKAIQLHPLVCAAYNADFDGDQMAVHVPLTLEAQLEARALMMSTNNILSPANGEPIIVPSQDVVLGLYYMTRDCVNAKGEGMVLTGPKEAERIYRAGLASLHARVKVRITEYEKDANGEFVAKTSLIDTTIGRAILWMIVPKGLPYSIVNQALGKKAISKMLNTCYRILGLKPTVIFADQTMYTGFAYAARSGASVGIDDMVIPEKKYEIISEAEAEVAEIQEQFQSGLVTAGERYNKVIDIWAAANDRVSKAMMDNLQTETVINRNGEEEQQVSFNSIYMMADSGARGSAAQIRQLAGMRGLMAKPDGSIIETPITANFREGLNVLQYFISTHGARKGLADTALKTANSGYLTRRLVDVAQDLVVTEDDCGTLEGITMTPVIEGGDVKEPLRDRVLGRVTAEDVLKPGTADILVPRNTLLHEHWCDLLEENSVDSVKVRSVVSCDTDFGVCAHCYGRDLARGHIINKGEAIGVIAAQSIGEPGTQLTMRTFHIGGAASRAAAESSIQVKNKGSIRLSNAKSVVNSSGKLVITSRNTELKLIDEFGRTKESYKVPYGSVMAKGDGEQVAGGETVANWDPHTMPVITEVSGFVRFTDMIDGQTITRQTDELTGLSSLVVLDSAERTTGGKDLRPALKIVDAQGNDVLIPGTDMPAQYFLPGKAIVQLEDGVQISSGDTLARVPQESGGTKDITGGLPRVADLFEARRPKEPAILAEISGIISFGKETKGKRRLVITPVDGSDPYEEMIPKWRQLNVFEGERVERGDVVSDGPEAPHDILRLRGVHAVTRYIVNEVQDVYRLQGVKINDKHIEVIVRQMLRKATIESAGSSDFLEGEQVEYSRVKIANRDLEANGKVGATFSRDLLGITKASLATESFISAASFQETTRVLTEAAVAGKRDELRGLKENVIVGRLIPAGTGYAYHQDRMRRRAAGELPAAPQVSVEEASANLAELLNAGLGGSDND; translated from the coding sequence GTGAAAGACTTATTAAAGTTTCTGAAAGCGCAAACTAAAACCGAAGAGTTTGATGCGATCAAAATTGCTCTGGCATCGCCAGACATGATCCGTTCATGGTCTTTTGGTGAAGTTAAAAAGCCGGAAACCATTAACTACCGTACGTTCAAGCCTGAGCGTGACGGCCTTTTCTGCGCGCGTATTTTCGGGCCAGTAAAAGATTACGAGTGCCTGTGCGGTAAGTACAAGCGCCTGAAACACCGTGGTGTGATCTGTGAGAAGTGCGGCGTTGAAGTGACCCAGACTAAAGTGCGCCGTGAGCGTATGGGCCACATCGAGCTGGCGTCTCCGACCGCTCATATCTGGTTCCTGAAGTCTCTGCCGTCCCGTATCGGCCTGCTGCTCGATATGCCGCTGCGCGATATCGAACGCGTGCTGTACTTCGAATCCTATGTGGTTATCGAAGGCGGTATGACCAACCTGGAACGCCAGCAGATCCTGACTGAAGAACAGTATCTGGACGCGCTGGAAGAGTTCGGCGACGAATTTGACGCGAAGATGGGTGCGGAAGCTATTCAGGCCCTGCTGAAGAGCATGGATCTGGAGCAAGAGTGTGAAACTCTGCGCGAAGAGCTGAACGAAACCAACTCCGAAACCAAGCGTAAAAAGCTGACCAAGCGCATTAAGCTGCTGGAAGCATTTGTTCAGTCTGGCAACAAGCCGGAGTGGATGATCCTGACCGTTCTGCCGGTTCTGCCGCCAGATCTGCGTCCGCTGGTTCCGCTGGATGGCGGTCGTTTTGCGACTTCTGACCTGAACGATTTGTATCGTCGCGTCATTAACCGTAACAACCGTCTGAAACGTCTGCTGGATCTGGCTGCGCCGGACATCATCGTACGCAACGAAAAACGTATGCTGCAGGAAGCGGTCGACGCCCTGCTGGATAACGGTCGTCGCGGCCGTGCGATCACCGGCTCTAACAAACGTCCTCTGAAATCTTTGGCCGATATGATCAAAGGTAAGCAGGGTCGTTTCCGTCAGAACCTGCTCGGTAAGCGTGTTGACTACTCCGGTCGTTCTGTAATCACCGTAGGTCCATACCTGCGTCTGCATCAGTGCGGTCTGCCGAAGAAAATGGCGCTGGAGCTGTTCAAACCGTTCATCTACGGCAAGCTGGAACTGCGTGGCCTGGCCACCACCATCAAAGCCGCGAAGAAAATGGTTGAGCGCGAAGAAGCCGTCGTCTGGGATATCCTGGATGAAGTTATCCGCGAACACCCGGTACTGCTGAACCGTGCGCCAACCCTGCACCGTTTGGGTATCCAGGCATTCGAACCGGTACTGATCGAAGGTAAAGCTATCCAGCTGCACCCGCTGGTTTGTGCGGCATATAACGCCGACTTCGATGGTGACCAGATGGCTGTTCACGTACCGCTGACGCTGGAAGCCCAGCTGGAAGCGCGTGCGCTAATGATGTCTACCAACAACATCCTGTCTCCAGCGAACGGTGAACCAATCATCGTTCCTTCTCAGGACGTTGTACTGGGTCTGTACTACATGACCCGTGACTGTGTTAACGCCAAAGGCGAAGGCATGGTGCTGACTGGCCCGAAAGAAGCTGAGCGTATTTATCGCGCAGGCCTGGCCTCTCTGCATGCGCGCGTAAAAGTGCGTATCACTGAATACGAAAAAGATGCTAACGGCGAGTTCGTTGCGAAAACCAGCCTGATAGATACGACCATTGGTCGTGCCATTCTGTGGATGATCGTGCCGAAGGGTCTGCCTTACTCCATCGTCAACCAGGCGCTGGGTAAGAAAGCAATCTCTAAGATGCTGAATACCTGCTACCGTATTCTGGGCCTGAAACCGACCGTTATTTTTGCGGACCAGACGATGTACACCGGCTTTGCTTATGCAGCGCGTTCAGGTGCATCCGTTGGTATCGATGACATGGTCATCCCGGAGAAAAAATACGAAATCATCAGCGAAGCGGAAGCTGAAGTTGCTGAGATTCAGGAACAGTTCCAGTCCGGTCTGGTTACCGCTGGCGAACGCTATAACAAAGTTATCGATATCTGGGCTGCGGCGAACGATCGTGTATCCAAAGCGATGATGGACAACCTGCAAACTGAAACCGTTATTAACCGTAACGGCGAAGAAGAGCAGCAGGTCTCCTTCAACAGCATCTACATGATGGCCGACTCCGGTGCGCGTGGTTCTGCTGCACAGATTCGTCAGCTTGCCGGTATGCGTGGTCTGATGGCGAAGCCGGATGGCTCCATCATCGAAACGCCGATCACCGCGAACTTCCGTGAAGGTCTGAACGTACTCCAGTACTTCATCTCCACCCACGGTGCGCGTAAAGGTCTGGCGGATACCGCACTGAAAACAGCGAACTCCGGTTACCTGACTCGTCGTCTGGTTGACGTTGCACAGGACCTGGTCGTCACTGAAGACGACTGCGGCACCCTGGAAGGCATCACCATGACGCCGGTTATCGAAGGTGGCGACGTTAAAGAGCCGCTGCGCGATCGCGTACTGGGTCGTGTGACTGCTGAAGACGTTCTGAAGCCGGGTACGGCGGATATTCTGGTTCCTCGCAACACGCTGCTGCACGAGCACTGGTGTGACCTGCTGGAAGAGAACTCCGTTGACTCCGTCAAAGTGCGTTCCGTTGTATCCTGTGACACCGACTTTGGTGTATGTGCGCACTGCTATGGTCGTGACCTGGCGCGTGGCCATATCATCAACAAAGGTGAAGCCATCGGCGTTATCGCGGCACAGTCCATCGGTGAGCCGGGTACACAGCTGACGATGCGTACGTTCCACATCGGTGGTGCGGCATCGCGTGCGGCTGCTGAATCCAGCATCCAGGTGAAAAACAAAGGTAGCATCCGTCTGAGCAATGCGAAGTCGGTTGTTAACTCCAGCGGTAAACTGGTTATTACTTCTCGTAATACCGAGCTGAAGCTGATCGACGAATTCGGCCGTACCAAAGAGAGCTATAAAGTGCCTTACGGCTCCGTTATGGCGAAAGGTGATGGCGAGCAGGTTGCCGGCGGTGAAACCGTAGCAAACTGGGATCCGCACACCATGCCGGTTATCACCGAAGTGAGTGGTTTCGTCCGCTTCACTGACATGATTGACGGCCAGACCATTACTCGTCAGACCGACGAGCTGACCGGTCTGTCTTCTCTGGTGGTTCTGGATTCTGCAGAGCGTACCACTGGCGGTAAAGACCTGCGTCCGGCGCTGAAAATCGTTGATGCTCAGGGCAATGACGTTCTGATCCCTGGCACCGATATGCCTGCGCAGTACTTCCTGCCGGGTAAAGCGATTGTTCAGCTGGAAGATGGCGTCCAGATCAGTTCTGGTGACACCCTGGCGCGTGTACCGCAGGAATCCGGCGGTACCAAGGACATCACCGGTGGTCTGCCGCGCGTTGCCGACCTGTTCGAAGCACGTCGTCCGAAAGAGCCGGCAATCCTGGCTGAAATCAGCGGCATCATTTCCTTCGGTAAAGAAACCAAAGGGAAACGTCGTCTGGTTATCACTCCGGTAGACGGTAGCGATCCGTACGAAGAGATGATTCCGAAATGGCGTCAGCTCAACGTGTTTGAAGGTGAACGTGTAGAACGTGGTGACGTGGTTTCCGACGGTCCGGAAGCGCCGCACGACATTCTGCGTCTGCGTGGTGTTCATGCTGTGACTCGTTACATCGTTAACGAAGTTCAGGACGTATACCGTCTGCAGGGCGTTAAGATTAACGATAAGCACATTGAAGTTATCGTTCGTCAGATGCTGCGTAAAGCCACCATCGAAAGCGCGGGTAGTTCCGACTTCCTGGAAGGCGAACAGGTTGAATACTCTCGCGTCAAGATTGCTAACCGCGATCTGGAAGCGAACGGCAAAGTGGGCGCAACGTTCTCCCGCGATCTGCTGGGTATCACCAAAGCGTCTCTGGCAACCGAATCGTTCATCTCTGCCGCATCGTTCCAGGAGACCACACGTGTCCTGACCGAAGCAGCCGTTGCGGGTAAACGCGACGAACTGCGCGGCCTGAAAGAGAACGTTATCGTGGGTCGTCTGATCCCGGCTGGTACCGGCTATGCGTACCACCAGGATCGTATGCGCCGCCGCGCGGCTGGCGAACTGCCGGCTGCACCGCAGGTCAGCGTGGAAGAAGCTTCTGCGAACCTGGCAGAACTGCTGAACGCAGGTCTGGGCGGTTCTGACAACGATTAA
- a CDS encoding PTS lactose/cellobiose transporter subunit IIA, producing MEDLETIIMELLVNAGSARSAALTALQLARKGDFAAAEQSMAESHEFVKHAHKIQTQLIGLDEGSGKLPVNLITVHSQDHLMNAMVIQDLATDMIELYRRIPLAQ from the coding sequence ATGGAAGACTTAGAAACGATCATCATGGAGCTGCTGGTTAACGCCGGTTCAGCGCGCAGCGCTGCTTTAACCGCGCTGCAGCTGGCGCGTAAAGGCGATTTTGCTGCCGCCGAACAGTCAATGGCGGAATCCCACGAATTCGTAAAGCATGCGCATAAAATCCAGACCCAGCTCATTGGCCTGGATGAAGGCAGCGGCAAGCTTCCGGTTAACCTGATCACCGTTCACTCTCAGGATCACCTGATGAACGCGATGGTCATTCAGGATCTGGCCACCGACATGATTGAGCTATACCGCCGTATTCCACTCGCTCAATAA